From a single Ignavibacteriota bacterium genomic region:
- a CDS encoding carbohydrate ABC transporter permease, with protein sequence MKKAMLRVIICVIAFLILLPFLWTVSTSFKTLTEVSLYPPVWFTPGMSIQPYIDMFFYMPFARYTLNSLIVACSSTFIALAVGSLAAYAFSRFEFKGKKLLLLVFLLSQMLPGASVIIPLFQLLNEAGLYDTHAGLILVHSAVLLPFVIWLLYGFFQGIPRDIEDAALIDGCSRMTALWRIILPLALPGIGATALFAFLGSWNEFFFALILTSSDATKTIPVGIGLFVGEYLDIWNQMAASAVLLSVPPLVLFALTRRTFVRG encoded by the coding sequence ATGAAGAAGGCCATGCTCAGGGTGATCATCTGCGTGATCGCGTTCCTGATCCTCCTGCCGTTCCTCTGGACCGTGTCGACGTCCTTCAAGACGCTCACGGAAGTGAGTCTGTACCCTCCCGTCTGGTTCACGCCCGGCATGAGTATTCAGCCGTACATCGACATGTTCTTCTACATGCCGTTCGCCCGCTATACGCTGAACAGTCTGATCGTCGCGTGTTCCTCGACATTCATTGCGCTGGCCGTGGGCAGTCTGGCGGCGTACGCCTTTTCCCGCTTCGAGTTCAAGGGGAAGAAACTGCTCCTCCTGGTGTTCCTTCTCTCCCAGATGCTGCCCGGCGCATCGGTGATCATCCCGTTGTTCCAGCTCCTCAACGAGGCCGGGCTGTACGATACCCATGCGGGACTCATCCTCGTTCACTCTGCCGTGCTCCTGCCGTTCGTGATCTGGTTGCTGTACGGTTTCTTCCAGGGGATACCGCGCGACATTGAAGATGCCGCACTCATCGACGGTTGTTCGCGGATGACGGCTCTCTGGAGGATCATCCTTCCTCTTGCTCTTCCCGGGATCGGTGCAACCGCGTTGTTCGCTTTCCTGGGCTCGTGGAACGAGTTCTTCTTTGCGCTGATCCTCACATCATCGGATGCCACAAAGACCATCCCGGTCGGCATCGGTCTGTTCGTCGGGGAATACCTCGATATCTGGAATCAGATGGCCGCTTCGGCGGTCCTGCTGAGCGTGCCGCCGCTGGTATTGTTCGCGCTGACGCGGAGGACGTTCGTGAGGGGCTGA